From a single Drosophila sulfurigaster albostrigata strain 15112-1811.04 chromosome 3, ASM2355843v2, whole genome shotgun sequence genomic region:
- the LOC133842637 gene encoding guanine nucleotide exchange factor DBS isoform X1: protein MESSPSSSIEKQIDHFLEHFKRSASKAIDAEWGSGSDIINNGQSGSPQRQAPLQRLLQKTKSRSSCLDVSELSDNDVETALAESQAIVMSASQTQQRQQQQQLINHHMIDSQISVSSGASIQTAIFQSLSNSPAHTNRSTGLLQHTTSTISSNSTTSVNSQGVAYAAEALNTQRPVEPINSLLEHISPAQAAAAMSGEGVLNIADVADLLHPQHAIITGGRSQEGCPLIIFPDNNNFNAMEEADYQKLILYLSSVPSLQDADLGFHLIIDRRKDRWTSVKTALQRISIYFPGIIHVVYVLRPSGLFQKAISEVSSKFSSKDEYRFRLVICSALSDLHEFVDATQLTPDMGGSLIYSHHEWIQQRISLEKFSSLTHQVSAELDVFIQAIHDTEFPNSVEATRKLLEDQGADYARLKDEILAAARHGETLLNKIKSNDELKEFSERTGNVSSIERSSAGQPIQRQQIIYHQQYKIKQPQHYDDCRDYRRLLVQLEETERRFDEFWRTHRNRLEQCLRLRMFEQDFRELQNIFDGHLKTVADMTEIGESVERVATLIQDTEQFRDLIKLDVEHAETVIQTGQQLVGSRGVYPWEIVQPKCDELQRVCDIINMRLTKRLEILAKNSELMERVEKANQWCANGVELLASQRIEKCSVSADLAEQSLHEIQAFIASASDFKLSTPSEFKKIFLESTTPETKALVSQVLQRIDDVSLMCDKRIASLKKLALKPPRPVQQVTPEPAVPLQPPGGAPHLLRRKQIKTGIHELRPRSMDGVIDSGSLNSDTSSSPDNGEHAMQNQQDAEARRLKRGHVLSELLETERIYVNEMSSILKGYCDQMQSDELMHLVPASLQGKEEILFGNLHELYTFHNEVFLKDLENCISTTELVALCFVQRRDTFYRLYSFYCQNIPRSERLRETLVDTHLFLQECQKRLGHKLPLAAYLLKPVQRITKYQLLLKDLLRFSDSGSCTKELQKALDCMLIVLKCVNDSMHQVAITGFPTDLAQQGELLLQDSFQVWTESKKDIRLRIKPQQRHIFLYQKSLLFCKQTSKTGHNKSTYQFKHHVKMSQIGLTESVRGDTKRFEVWLQGRQEVHTMQAPTLDVKNKWVAEIKRVLLNQLEELKGEKIKQYGLNHRGLKQTTSWDTP from the exons ACAACGATGTGGAAACTGCGCTGGCCGAGTCCCAAGCTATTGTGATGAGTGCATCCCAGacacagcagcgacaacagcagcagcagttgatcAACCATCACATGATCGACTCCCAGATCTCGGTTAGCAGCGGAGCATCCATACAGACAGCGATCTTTCAATCGCTCAGCAATTCGCCGGCGCACACAAATCGCAGCACAGGATTGCTACAGCATACCACCTCGACGATCAGCAGTAATTCCACCACATCTGTTAACTCTCAGGGTGTTGCTTATGCCGCCGAAGCGTTGAACACTCAACGTCCCGTCGAGCCGATCAACTCTTTGCTGGAGCACATTAGTCCCGCTCAAGCGGCGGCAGCCATGAGTGGCGAGGGAGTGCTCAACATAGCCGATGTGGCTGATTTGCTGCATCCGCAGCATGCCATCATTACGGGCGGTCGCTCCCAGGAAGGTTGTCCGCTGATTATCTTccccgacaacaacaacttcaatgCGATGGAAGAGGCCGACTACCAGAAGCTCATTTTGTACCTTAGCTCAGTGCCATC CCTCCAAGATGCTGATCTCGGTTTCCATTTGATAATCGATCGTCGCAAGGACAGATGGACATCGGTGAAGACAGCCTTGCAGCGCATATCG atCTACTTCCCCGGCATTATACATGTGGTCTATGTGCTGCGACCCTCGGGTCTCTTTCAGAAGGCCATTTCTGAGGTGAGCTCAAAGTTCTCGTCGAAGGATGAATATCGCTTCAGGCTGGTCATTTGCTCAGCGCTCTCCGATCTGCATGAATTTGTGGATGCCACACAACTCACTCCCGACATGGGTGGCTCTTTAATCTATTCGCATCACGAGTGGATTCAACAGCGCATC TCACTTGAAAAGTTCTCCAGCCTGACGCATCAGGTCTCCGCTGAGTTGGATGTATTTATACAGGCCATTCATGACACGGAATTCCCCAATTCGGTGGAGGCAACCAGAAAACTACTGGAAGACCAGGGCGCCGACTATGCGCGCCTAAAG GACGAGATACTTGCTGCAGCCAGACATGGCGAGACGctattgaataaaatcaaatcgaaCGACGAGTTAAAAGAATTCTCCGAACGCACCGGCAACGTCAGCTCCATTGAGAG ATCCAGTGCAGGGCAGCCAATACAACgccaacaaattatttatcaCCAACAATATAAGATTAAGCAACCCCAACATTATGATGATTGTCGCGATTATCGTAGACTGCTCGTCCAGCTGGAGGAAACGGAACGTCGCTTCGACGAATTCTGGCGGACGCATCGCAATCGCCTGGAGCAGTGCCTCAGGCTGCGCATGTTCGAGCAGGACTTTCGTGAGCTACAG AACATCTTTGATGGACATCTCAAGACCGTGGCCGACATGACAGAGATCGGCGAGAGCGTCGAACGGGTGGCCACGCTTATTCAGGACACGGAACAGTTTCGTGACCTCATCAAATTGGATGTGGAGCATGCCGAGACGGTCATCCAAACGGGCCAGCAGTTGGTTGGCTCTCGGGGTGTCTATCCCTGGGAGATTGTCCAGCCCAAGTGCGATGAACTGCAGCGAGTTTGTGACATAATCAACATGCGGCTGACGAAACGCCTGGAGATCTTGGCGAAGAACAGCGAACTTATGGAGAGAGTTGAAAAG GCTAATCAATGGTGTGCCAATGGTGTGGAACTCTTGGCCTCCCAGAGAATCGAGAAGTGCTCAGTGTCGGCGGATCTTGCCGAGCAGAGTTTGCACGAAATCCAAGCGTTTATAGCGTCTgcttccgattttaaattatcCACGCCAAGTGAATTCAAGAAAATATTCTTAGAAAGCACTACTCCAGAAACCAAAGCACTTGTATCTCAG GTATTGCAGCGCATTGACGATGTGTCGCTGATGTGCGACAAGCGCATTGCGAGTCTCAAGAAGTTGGCATTGAAACCACCGCGTCCTGTGCAACAGGTTACACCCGAGCCGGCTGTGCCCCTGCAACCCCCGGGCGGAGCGCCCCACCTCCTACGACGTAAACAAATAAAG ACTGGCATACATGAGCTGCGACCCAGATCTATGGACGGTGTCATTGACTCGGGCTCGCTGAATAGCGACACCAGCTCGAGTCCAGACAACGGCGAACATGCAATGCAGAATCAACAG GATGCTGAGGCGCGGCGACTTAAGCGGGGCCATGTACTCTCTGAGCTGCTGGAGACGGAGCGCATCTATGTGAATGAAATGAGTTCGATTCTAAAG GGATACTGCGACCAAATGCAGTCCGATGAGTTAATGCATCTGGTGCCCGCCAGTCTGCAGGGCAAGGAGGAGATACTATTTGGCAATCTTCACGAGCTCTACACTTTTCACAACGAGGTCTTCCTCAAGGATCTAGAGAACTGCATATCCACCACTGAGCTGGTGGCGCTTTGTTTTGTGCAAAGA CGTGATACCTTCTATCGACTGTACTCGTTCTATTGTCAGAACATACCGCGCTCTGAGCGTTTGCGTGAGACGCTCGTAGATACGCATCTCTTTCTGCAGGAATGTCAAAAGCGTTTGGGCCACAAGCTGCCGCTGGCCGCGTATCTTCTGAAGCCTGTGCAACGCATCACCAAGTACCAGTTGCTGCTGAAGGATCTGCTGCGCTTtagcgacagcggcagctgcaCCAAGGAGCTGCAAAAGGCACTCGACTGCATGTTGATTGTGCTCAAGTGCGTCAACGATTCCATGCATCAGGTGGCAATCACTGGATTCCCA ACCGATCTGGCGCAGCAGGgtgagctgttgctgcaggACTCGTTCCAGGTGTGGACGGAATCGAAGAAGGACATACGACTTCGCATCAAGCCACAGCAACGGCATATCTTTCTCTACCAGAAGTCGCTGCTTTTCTGCAAGCAAACCTCAAAGACGGGTCACAACAAGAGCACCTATCAGTTCAAGCATCACGTTAAG ATGTCACAAATTGGTCTTACCGAGTCTGTGCGTGGCGACACAAAGCGCTTCGAGGTCTGGCTCCAGGGTCGTCAGGAAGTACACACGATGCAGGCGCCAACCCTGGATGTGAAGAACAAATGGGTGGCGGAGATCAAGCGGGTGCTGCTCAATCAGCTCGAAGAGTTGAAGGGCGAGAAAATCAAACAGTATGGCCTCAATCATCGTGGCCTCAAGCAGACCACCTCCTGGGATACTCCCTAA
- the LOC133842637 gene encoding guanine nucleotide exchange factor DBS isoform X2: protein MESSPSSSIEKQIDHFLEHFKRSASKAIDAEWGSGSDIINNGQSGSPQRQAPLQRLLQKTKSRSSCLDVSELSDNDVETALAESQAIVMSASQTQQRQQQQQLINHHMIDSQISVSSGASIQTAIFQSLSNSPAHTNRSTGLLQHTTSTISSNSTTSVNSQGVAYAAEALNTQRPVEPINSLLEHISPAQAAAAMSGEGVLNIADVADLLHPQHAIITGGRSQEGCPLIIFPDNNNFNAMEEADYQKLILYLSSVPSLQDADLGFHLIIDRRKDRWTSVKTALQRISIYFPGIIHVVYVLRPSGLFQKAISEVSSKFSSKDEYRFRLVICSALSDLHEFVDATQLTPDMGGSLIYSHHEWIQQRISLEKFSSLTHQVSAELDVFIQAIHDTEFPNSVEATRKLLEDQGADYARLKDEILAAARHGETLLNKIKSNDELKEFSERTGNVSSIESAGQPIQRQQIIYHQQYKIKQPQHYDDCRDYRRLLVQLEETERRFDEFWRTHRNRLEQCLRLRMFEQDFRELQNIFDGHLKTVADMTEIGESVERVATLIQDTEQFRDLIKLDVEHAETVIQTGQQLVGSRGVYPWEIVQPKCDELQRVCDIINMRLTKRLEILAKNSELMERVEKANQWCANGVELLASQRIEKCSVSADLAEQSLHEIQAFIASASDFKLSTPSEFKKIFLESTTPETKALVSQVLQRIDDVSLMCDKRIASLKKLALKPPRPVQQVTPEPAVPLQPPGGAPHLLRRKQIKTGIHELRPRSMDGVIDSGSLNSDTSSSPDNGEHAMQNQQDAEARRLKRGHVLSELLETERIYVNEMSSILKGYCDQMQSDELMHLVPASLQGKEEILFGNLHELYTFHNEVFLKDLENCISTTELVALCFVQRRDTFYRLYSFYCQNIPRSERLRETLVDTHLFLQECQKRLGHKLPLAAYLLKPVQRITKYQLLLKDLLRFSDSGSCTKELQKALDCMLIVLKCVNDSMHQVAITGFPTDLAQQGELLLQDSFQVWTESKKDIRLRIKPQQRHIFLYQKSLLFCKQTSKTGHNKSTYQFKHHVKMSQIGLTESVRGDTKRFEVWLQGRQEVHTMQAPTLDVKNKWVAEIKRVLLNQLEELKGEKIKQYGLNHRGLKQTTSWDTP, encoded by the exons ACAACGATGTGGAAACTGCGCTGGCCGAGTCCCAAGCTATTGTGATGAGTGCATCCCAGacacagcagcgacaacagcagcagcagttgatcAACCATCACATGATCGACTCCCAGATCTCGGTTAGCAGCGGAGCATCCATACAGACAGCGATCTTTCAATCGCTCAGCAATTCGCCGGCGCACACAAATCGCAGCACAGGATTGCTACAGCATACCACCTCGACGATCAGCAGTAATTCCACCACATCTGTTAACTCTCAGGGTGTTGCTTATGCCGCCGAAGCGTTGAACACTCAACGTCCCGTCGAGCCGATCAACTCTTTGCTGGAGCACATTAGTCCCGCTCAAGCGGCGGCAGCCATGAGTGGCGAGGGAGTGCTCAACATAGCCGATGTGGCTGATTTGCTGCATCCGCAGCATGCCATCATTACGGGCGGTCGCTCCCAGGAAGGTTGTCCGCTGATTATCTTccccgacaacaacaacttcaatgCGATGGAAGAGGCCGACTACCAGAAGCTCATTTTGTACCTTAGCTCAGTGCCATC CCTCCAAGATGCTGATCTCGGTTTCCATTTGATAATCGATCGTCGCAAGGACAGATGGACATCGGTGAAGACAGCCTTGCAGCGCATATCG atCTACTTCCCCGGCATTATACATGTGGTCTATGTGCTGCGACCCTCGGGTCTCTTTCAGAAGGCCATTTCTGAGGTGAGCTCAAAGTTCTCGTCGAAGGATGAATATCGCTTCAGGCTGGTCATTTGCTCAGCGCTCTCCGATCTGCATGAATTTGTGGATGCCACACAACTCACTCCCGACATGGGTGGCTCTTTAATCTATTCGCATCACGAGTGGATTCAACAGCGCATC TCACTTGAAAAGTTCTCCAGCCTGACGCATCAGGTCTCCGCTGAGTTGGATGTATTTATACAGGCCATTCATGACACGGAATTCCCCAATTCGGTGGAGGCAACCAGAAAACTACTGGAAGACCAGGGCGCCGACTATGCGCGCCTAAAG GACGAGATACTTGCTGCAGCCAGACATGGCGAGACGctattgaataaaatcaaatcgaaCGACGAGTTAAAAGAATTCTCCGAACGCACCGGCAACGTCAGCTCCATTGAGAG TGCAGGGCAGCCAATACAACgccaacaaattatttatcaCCAACAATATAAGATTAAGCAACCCCAACATTATGATGATTGTCGCGATTATCGTAGACTGCTCGTCCAGCTGGAGGAAACGGAACGTCGCTTCGACGAATTCTGGCGGACGCATCGCAATCGCCTGGAGCAGTGCCTCAGGCTGCGCATGTTCGAGCAGGACTTTCGTGAGCTACAG AACATCTTTGATGGACATCTCAAGACCGTGGCCGACATGACAGAGATCGGCGAGAGCGTCGAACGGGTGGCCACGCTTATTCAGGACACGGAACAGTTTCGTGACCTCATCAAATTGGATGTGGAGCATGCCGAGACGGTCATCCAAACGGGCCAGCAGTTGGTTGGCTCTCGGGGTGTCTATCCCTGGGAGATTGTCCAGCCCAAGTGCGATGAACTGCAGCGAGTTTGTGACATAATCAACATGCGGCTGACGAAACGCCTGGAGATCTTGGCGAAGAACAGCGAACTTATGGAGAGAGTTGAAAAG GCTAATCAATGGTGTGCCAATGGTGTGGAACTCTTGGCCTCCCAGAGAATCGAGAAGTGCTCAGTGTCGGCGGATCTTGCCGAGCAGAGTTTGCACGAAATCCAAGCGTTTATAGCGTCTgcttccgattttaaattatcCACGCCAAGTGAATTCAAGAAAATATTCTTAGAAAGCACTACTCCAGAAACCAAAGCACTTGTATCTCAG GTATTGCAGCGCATTGACGATGTGTCGCTGATGTGCGACAAGCGCATTGCGAGTCTCAAGAAGTTGGCATTGAAACCACCGCGTCCTGTGCAACAGGTTACACCCGAGCCGGCTGTGCCCCTGCAACCCCCGGGCGGAGCGCCCCACCTCCTACGACGTAAACAAATAAAG ACTGGCATACATGAGCTGCGACCCAGATCTATGGACGGTGTCATTGACTCGGGCTCGCTGAATAGCGACACCAGCTCGAGTCCAGACAACGGCGAACATGCAATGCAGAATCAACAG GATGCTGAGGCGCGGCGACTTAAGCGGGGCCATGTACTCTCTGAGCTGCTGGAGACGGAGCGCATCTATGTGAATGAAATGAGTTCGATTCTAAAG GGATACTGCGACCAAATGCAGTCCGATGAGTTAATGCATCTGGTGCCCGCCAGTCTGCAGGGCAAGGAGGAGATACTATTTGGCAATCTTCACGAGCTCTACACTTTTCACAACGAGGTCTTCCTCAAGGATCTAGAGAACTGCATATCCACCACTGAGCTGGTGGCGCTTTGTTTTGTGCAAAGA CGTGATACCTTCTATCGACTGTACTCGTTCTATTGTCAGAACATACCGCGCTCTGAGCGTTTGCGTGAGACGCTCGTAGATACGCATCTCTTTCTGCAGGAATGTCAAAAGCGTTTGGGCCACAAGCTGCCGCTGGCCGCGTATCTTCTGAAGCCTGTGCAACGCATCACCAAGTACCAGTTGCTGCTGAAGGATCTGCTGCGCTTtagcgacagcggcagctgcaCCAAGGAGCTGCAAAAGGCACTCGACTGCATGTTGATTGTGCTCAAGTGCGTCAACGATTCCATGCATCAGGTGGCAATCACTGGATTCCCA ACCGATCTGGCGCAGCAGGgtgagctgttgctgcaggACTCGTTCCAGGTGTGGACGGAATCGAAGAAGGACATACGACTTCGCATCAAGCCACAGCAACGGCATATCTTTCTCTACCAGAAGTCGCTGCTTTTCTGCAAGCAAACCTCAAAGACGGGTCACAACAAGAGCACCTATCAGTTCAAGCATCACGTTAAG ATGTCACAAATTGGTCTTACCGAGTCTGTGCGTGGCGACACAAAGCGCTTCGAGGTCTGGCTCCAGGGTCGTCAGGAAGTACACACGATGCAGGCGCCAACCCTGGATGTGAAGAACAAATGGGTGGCGGAGATCAAGCGGGTGCTGCTCAATCAGCTCGAAGAGTTGAAGGGCGAGAAAATCAAACAGTATGGCCTCAATCATCGTGGCCTCAAGCAGACCACCTCCTGGGATACTCCCTAA
- the LOC133842637 gene encoding guanine nucleotide exchange factor DBS isoform X3, giving the protein MESSPSSSIEKQIDHFLEHFKRSASKAIDAEWGSGSDIINNGQSGSPQRQAPLQRLLQKTKSRSSCLDVSELSDNDVETALAESQAIVMSASQTQQRQQQQQLINHHMIDSQISVSSGASIQTAIFQSLSNSPAHTNRSTGLLQHTTSTISSNSTTSVNSQGVAYAAEALNTQRPVEPINSLLEHISPAQAAAAMSGEGVLNIADVADLLHPQHAIITGGRSQEGCPLIIFPDNNNFNAMEEADYQKLILYLSSVPSLQDADLGFHLIIDRRKDRWTSVKTALQRISIYFPGIIHVVYVLRPSGLFQKAISEVSSKFSSKDEYRFRLVICSALSDLHEFVDATQLTPDMGGSLIYSHHEWIQQRISLEKFSSLTHQVSAELDVFIQAIHDTEFPNSVEATRKLLEDQGADYARLKDEILAAARHGETLLNKIKSNDELKEFSERTGNVSSIERLLVQLEETERRFDEFWRTHRNRLEQCLRLRMFEQDFRELQNIFDGHLKTVADMTEIGESVERVATLIQDTEQFRDLIKLDVEHAETVIQTGQQLVGSRGVYPWEIVQPKCDELQRVCDIINMRLTKRLEILAKNSELMERVEKANQWCANGVELLASQRIEKCSVSADLAEQSLHEIQAFIASASDFKLSTPSEFKKIFLESTTPETKALVSQVLQRIDDVSLMCDKRIASLKKLALKPPRPVQQVTPEPAVPLQPPGGAPHLLRRKQIKTGIHELRPRSMDGVIDSGSLNSDTSSSPDNGEHAMQNQQDAEARRLKRGHVLSELLETERIYVNEMSSILKGYCDQMQSDELMHLVPASLQGKEEILFGNLHELYTFHNEVFLKDLENCISTTELVALCFVQRRDTFYRLYSFYCQNIPRSERLRETLVDTHLFLQECQKRLGHKLPLAAYLLKPVQRITKYQLLLKDLLRFSDSGSCTKELQKALDCMLIVLKCVNDSMHQVAITGFPTDLAQQGELLLQDSFQVWTESKKDIRLRIKPQQRHIFLYQKSLLFCKQTSKTGHNKSTYQFKHHVKMSQIGLTESVRGDTKRFEVWLQGRQEVHTMQAPTLDVKNKWVAEIKRVLLNQLEELKGEKIKQYGLNHRGLKQTTSWDTP; this is encoded by the exons ACAACGATGTGGAAACTGCGCTGGCCGAGTCCCAAGCTATTGTGATGAGTGCATCCCAGacacagcagcgacaacagcagcagcagttgatcAACCATCACATGATCGACTCCCAGATCTCGGTTAGCAGCGGAGCATCCATACAGACAGCGATCTTTCAATCGCTCAGCAATTCGCCGGCGCACACAAATCGCAGCACAGGATTGCTACAGCATACCACCTCGACGATCAGCAGTAATTCCACCACATCTGTTAACTCTCAGGGTGTTGCTTATGCCGCCGAAGCGTTGAACACTCAACGTCCCGTCGAGCCGATCAACTCTTTGCTGGAGCACATTAGTCCCGCTCAAGCGGCGGCAGCCATGAGTGGCGAGGGAGTGCTCAACATAGCCGATGTGGCTGATTTGCTGCATCCGCAGCATGCCATCATTACGGGCGGTCGCTCCCAGGAAGGTTGTCCGCTGATTATCTTccccgacaacaacaacttcaatgCGATGGAAGAGGCCGACTACCAGAAGCTCATTTTGTACCTTAGCTCAGTGCCATC CCTCCAAGATGCTGATCTCGGTTTCCATTTGATAATCGATCGTCGCAAGGACAGATGGACATCGGTGAAGACAGCCTTGCAGCGCATATCG atCTACTTCCCCGGCATTATACATGTGGTCTATGTGCTGCGACCCTCGGGTCTCTTTCAGAAGGCCATTTCTGAGGTGAGCTCAAAGTTCTCGTCGAAGGATGAATATCGCTTCAGGCTGGTCATTTGCTCAGCGCTCTCCGATCTGCATGAATTTGTGGATGCCACACAACTCACTCCCGACATGGGTGGCTCTTTAATCTATTCGCATCACGAGTGGATTCAACAGCGCATC TCACTTGAAAAGTTCTCCAGCCTGACGCATCAGGTCTCCGCTGAGTTGGATGTATTTATACAGGCCATTCATGACACGGAATTCCCCAATTCGGTGGAGGCAACCAGAAAACTACTGGAAGACCAGGGCGCCGACTATGCGCGCCTAAAG GACGAGATACTTGCTGCAGCCAGACATGGCGAGACGctattgaataaaatcaaatcgaaCGACGAGTTAAAAGAATTCTCCGAACGCACCGGCAACGTCAGCTCCATTGAGAG ACTGCTCGTCCAGCTGGAGGAAACGGAACGTCGCTTCGACGAATTCTGGCGGACGCATCGCAATCGCCTGGAGCAGTGCCTCAGGCTGCGCATGTTCGAGCAGGACTTTCGTGAGCTACAG AACATCTTTGATGGACATCTCAAGACCGTGGCCGACATGACAGAGATCGGCGAGAGCGTCGAACGGGTGGCCACGCTTATTCAGGACACGGAACAGTTTCGTGACCTCATCAAATTGGATGTGGAGCATGCCGAGACGGTCATCCAAACGGGCCAGCAGTTGGTTGGCTCTCGGGGTGTCTATCCCTGGGAGATTGTCCAGCCCAAGTGCGATGAACTGCAGCGAGTTTGTGACATAATCAACATGCGGCTGACGAAACGCCTGGAGATCTTGGCGAAGAACAGCGAACTTATGGAGAGAGTTGAAAAG GCTAATCAATGGTGTGCCAATGGTGTGGAACTCTTGGCCTCCCAGAGAATCGAGAAGTGCTCAGTGTCGGCGGATCTTGCCGAGCAGAGTTTGCACGAAATCCAAGCGTTTATAGCGTCTgcttccgattttaaattatcCACGCCAAGTGAATTCAAGAAAATATTCTTAGAAAGCACTACTCCAGAAACCAAAGCACTTGTATCTCAG GTATTGCAGCGCATTGACGATGTGTCGCTGATGTGCGACAAGCGCATTGCGAGTCTCAAGAAGTTGGCATTGAAACCACCGCGTCCTGTGCAACAGGTTACACCCGAGCCGGCTGTGCCCCTGCAACCCCCGGGCGGAGCGCCCCACCTCCTACGACGTAAACAAATAAAG ACTGGCATACATGAGCTGCGACCCAGATCTATGGACGGTGTCATTGACTCGGGCTCGCTGAATAGCGACACCAGCTCGAGTCCAGACAACGGCGAACATGCAATGCAGAATCAACAG GATGCTGAGGCGCGGCGACTTAAGCGGGGCCATGTACTCTCTGAGCTGCTGGAGACGGAGCGCATCTATGTGAATGAAATGAGTTCGATTCTAAAG GGATACTGCGACCAAATGCAGTCCGATGAGTTAATGCATCTGGTGCCCGCCAGTCTGCAGGGCAAGGAGGAGATACTATTTGGCAATCTTCACGAGCTCTACACTTTTCACAACGAGGTCTTCCTCAAGGATCTAGAGAACTGCATATCCACCACTGAGCTGGTGGCGCTTTGTTTTGTGCAAAGA CGTGATACCTTCTATCGACTGTACTCGTTCTATTGTCAGAACATACCGCGCTCTGAGCGTTTGCGTGAGACGCTCGTAGATACGCATCTCTTTCTGCAGGAATGTCAAAAGCGTTTGGGCCACAAGCTGCCGCTGGCCGCGTATCTTCTGAAGCCTGTGCAACGCATCACCAAGTACCAGTTGCTGCTGAAGGATCTGCTGCGCTTtagcgacagcggcagctgcaCCAAGGAGCTGCAAAAGGCACTCGACTGCATGTTGATTGTGCTCAAGTGCGTCAACGATTCCATGCATCAGGTGGCAATCACTGGATTCCCA ACCGATCTGGCGCAGCAGGgtgagctgttgctgcaggACTCGTTCCAGGTGTGGACGGAATCGAAGAAGGACATACGACTTCGCATCAAGCCACAGCAACGGCATATCTTTCTCTACCAGAAGTCGCTGCTTTTCTGCAAGCAAACCTCAAAGACGGGTCACAACAAGAGCACCTATCAGTTCAAGCATCACGTTAAG ATGTCACAAATTGGTCTTACCGAGTCTGTGCGTGGCGACACAAAGCGCTTCGAGGTCTGGCTCCAGGGTCGTCAGGAAGTACACACGATGCAGGCGCCAACCCTGGATGTGAAGAACAAATGGGTGGCGGAGATCAAGCGGGTGCTGCTCAATCAGCTCGAAGAGTTGAAGGGCGAGAAAATCAAACAGTATGGCCTCAATCATCGTGGCCTCAAGCAGACCACCTCCTGGGATACTCCCTAA